In Drosophila gunungcola strain Sukarami chromosome X unlocalized genomic scaffold, Dgunungcola_SK_2 000046F, whole genome shotgun sequence, a single window of DNA contains:
- the LOC128260946 gene encoding open rectifier potassium channel protein 1 isoform X4: MIMIVYSVIGIPVNGILFAGLGEYFGRTFEAIYRRYKKYKMSTDMHYVPPQLGLITTVVIALIPGIALFLLLPSWVFTYFEDWPYSISLYYSYVTTTTIGFGDFVPTFGPNQPREFGGWFVVYQIFVIVWFIFSLGYLVMIMTFITRGLQSKKLAYLEQQLSSNLKATQNRIWTGVTKDVGYLRRMLNELYILKVKPVYTDLDIAYTLPRSASCPDLSMYRMEPAPIPSRKRAFSVCADLAAAQRDAGMMVHASSDTELSKLDREKTFETAEAYRQTTDLLAKVVSALATVKPPPAAEQEDAALYGGYHGFSDSQILASEWSFSTVNEFTTPRRPRARACSDFNLGAPHWQSERPLRSSHNEWTWSGDNQQIQEAFNQRYMRSNGQANSTMVHLEPDALEEQLKKPSPAGGRVKKFSMPDGLRRLFPFQRKRPSQDLERKLSVVSVPEGVISQQARSPLEYYSNTVTAASSQFYLRNGRGPPPPFASNGSLASGGLTNLGFQLEDGATPPSGLGGAGAGAGAGSGGAYQRRLAAGKRRRESIYTQNPAPSARRGSMYPPTAQALAQMQMRRGSLATSGSGSAAMAAVAARRGSLFPATASPSSLVSASSAPRRSSIFSVTSDKDMNVLEQTTIADLIRALEVVHTHAVLDEQQQAAAEGGAASRKGSRKQRKLGNAGLDPPQLPPILSLFAGDQTRSLQAAAANRLYARRSTIVGISPTGGAARSLLEPPPSYTERAGSQGHSQSQSQPSAGNAVPVSVSGPSNAPSSGQSKFRRRFSVRPTALQIPPGQAPPPGANLSEQSSLQRRLSLRPSPLARELSPTSPPGAIASTAGSWYRGVRWRRRRRRRRWSRRRHIRPTAAATARRHKAQHQQHPFAALEDRADIAGATQKQHAQHSSGIGWWPHRIHWREVVSKA, encoded by the exons ATGATCATGATTGTGTACTCGGTGATTGGAATCCCCGTCAACGGAATCCTCTTTGCCGGCCTGGGCGAGTATTTCGGTCGTACG TTCGAAGCGATTTACAGGCGATACAAAAAGTACAAGATGTCGACGGATATGCACTATGTGCCACCTCAGCTGGGACTGATTACCACGGTGGTGATTGCCCTGATACCGGGCATAGCcctgtttctgttgctgccCTCGTGGGTGTTCACCTACTTTGAGGACTGGCCCTATTCCATCTCGCTGTACTACAGCTATGTGACCACGACCACGATAGGATTTGGTGACTTTGTGCCCACCTTTGGGCCCAATCAG CCTCGTGAGTTTGGCGGCTGGTTTGTGGTCTATCAGATCTTCGTGATCGTGTGGTTCATCTTCTCCCTGGGCTACCTGGTCATGATCATGACTTTTATAACCCG GGGTCTGCAGAGCAAGAAGTTGGCGTATCTGGAGCAGCAGTTGTCCTCCAATCTGAAGGCCACTCAAAACCGCATCTGGACAGGTGTCACCAAGGATGTGGGCTACCTGAGGCGAATGCTCAACGAGCTCTACATCCTCAAAGTGAAG CCCGTGTACACCGACCTAGATATTGCCTACACCCTGCCCCGTTCCGCCTCGTGTCCTGATCTGAGCATGTACCGGATGGAGCCGGCCCCCATTCCCAGCCGGAAGAGGGCCTTCTCCGTGTGCGCGGACCTGGCTGCCGCCCAAAGGGATGCCGGCATGATGGTGCACGCCAGCTCCGACACGGAGCTGAGCAAACTGGATCGCGAGAAGACGTTCGAGACGGCGGAGGCATACCGCCAGACCACCGATCTGCTGGCCAAGGTGGTCAGTGCTCTGGCCACGGTGAAGCCACCGCCGGCGGCGGAGCAAGAGGATGCGGCCCTGTACGGTGGCTATCATGGCTTCTCCGACTCCCAGATCCTGGCCAGCGAATGGTCGTTCTCGACGGTGAACGAGTTCACAACACCGCGACGACCTCGTGCCCGAGCCTGCTCCGATTTCAATCTGGGAGCTCCGCACTGGCAGAGCGAGCGACCACTGCGCTCCAGCCACAACGAATGGACGTGGAGCGGCGACAACCAGCAGATCCAGGAGGCCTTCAATCAGCGCTACATGCGGTCCAACGGCCAGGCCAACTCGACCATGGTCCATCTGGAGCCGGATGCGCTGGAGGAGCAGCTGAAGAAGCCATCGCCAGCGGGCGGTCGCGTCAAGAAGTTCTCCATGCCGGACGGCCTGCGCCGCCTGTTTCCGTTCCAGAGGAAGCGGCCGTCGCAGGATCTGGAGCGCAAGTTGTCGGTGGTGTCGGTGCCCGAGGGCGTCATTTCGCAGCAGGCCCGATCTCCGCTGGAATACTACAGCAACACGGTCACGGCGGCCTCCAGTCAGTTCTATCTGCGGAACGGTCGTGGTCCGCCACCACCTTTCGCATCCAATGGCAGTTTGGCCAGCGGCGGGCTGACCAATCTGGGCTTCCAGCTGGAGGATGGGGCCACGCCGCCATCGGGATTGGgcggagctggagctggagcaggagcaggatcgGGAGGAGCCTATCAACGCAGGCTGGCGGCCGGAAAGCGACGACGCGAGAGCATCTACACCCAGAATCCGGCGCCATCCGCCCGCCGGGGTAGCATGTATCCGCCCACCGCCCAAGCTTTGGCCCAGATGCAGATGCGACGCGGCAGCCTGGCCACCAGTGGCTCCGGATCGGCGGCCATGGCGGCGGTGGCCGCGCGACGAGGCAGCCTCTTCCCGGCCACCGCCTCGCCATCCTCGTTGGTCTCCGCGTCCTCGGCCCCGCGTCGCAGCAGCATATTCTCGGTGACCTCCGACAAGGACATGAACGTGCTGGAGCAGACCACAATTGCGGATCTGATCCGTGCCCTAGAGGTGGTCCACACCCATGCCGTGCTGGACGAACAGCAACAGGCGGCGGCAGAGGGAGGAGCTGCCTCAAGGAAGGGTAGCCGGAAGCAGCGCAAGCTGGGCAATGCGGGATTGGATCCGCCGCAGCTGCCACCCATCCTGTCACTCTTTGCCGGCGATCAGACGAGAAGTTTGCAGGCGGCGGCTGCCAATCGGTTGTATGCCCGTCGCTCCACCATTGTGGGCATATCGCCTACGGGAGGAGCGGCTAGATCTCTTTTGGAGCCACCGCCCAGCTATACCGAAAGAGCAGGAAGTCAGGGTCACAGTCAGAGTCAGAGTCAGCCGAGTGCTGGAAATGCCGTtcccgtttccgtttccggtcCATCGAATGCCCCAAGTTCCGGGCAGAGCAAGTTCCGTCGTCGCTTCAGCGTTCGTCCGACGGCTCTGCAGATTCCACCTGGACAGGCGCCACCGCCAGGTGCCAACTTGTCGGAGCAGTCCTCGCTGCAGCGACGCCTCTCGCTCCGTCCATCGCCACTGGCCCGCGAACTGTCGCCCACTTCACCACCTGGTGCAATCGCCTCGACAGCGGGAAGCTGGTATCGAGGAGtcaggtggaggaggaggaggaggaggaggaggtggagccGCAGGAGGCACATCCGCCCAACGGCTGCTGCCACTGCCCGCCGGCACAAGgcccagcaccagcagcacccATTCGCCGCTCTCGAGGATCGTGCAGATATCGCAGGCGCAACGCAAAAGCAGCATGCCCAGCACAGCAGCGGGATCGGGTGGTGGCCCCACCGGATCCACTGGCGAGAAGTAGTTAGTAAGGCGTAA